A region from the Bactrocera dorsalis isolate Fly_Bdor chromosome 1, ASM2337382v1, whole genome shotgun sequence genome encodes:
- the LOC105232434 gene encoding threonine--tRNA ligase 1, cytoplasmic isoform X1, which yields MYNIVQVAGAPRSYLITPGIKHLFAQCHIAVVTKSQSYFVGVNGKIEHEQTNSTELLRKRLGHIFDAKSNKTNILQRSGPPQETFCRRYATLVSKMKKEKQKNAPAATGKKELNPWPSYIEERNALWEKLKVEREAELAAKTRTPIKVTLPDGKQVHATSWETTPYDVAKGISQGLADNTVVAKVNGAVWDLDRVLEQDCNLQLLKFDDPEAQAVFWHSSAHIMGEAMERMYGGHLCYGPPIDNGFYYDMHLDGDGISTNDYASMESLVKQIVKEKQPFERLELKKADLLEMFKYNEFKLRILNEKVNTETTTVYKCGSLIDLCRGPHVRHTGKVKALKITKNSSTYWEGKADAETLQRVYGISFPDPKQLKEWEKIQEEAAKRDHRKIGREQELFFFHELSPGSCFFQPRGAHIYNTLMNFIKSEYRKRGFQEVITPNVYNSKLWMTSGHWQHYAENMFSFEVEKEKFALKPMNCPGHCLVFDTRNRSWRELPLRMADFGVLHRNELSGALTGLTRVRRFQQDDAHIFCAPEQIKNEMKGCLDFLRHVYTIFGFSFNLVLSTRPEKYLGELEQWNTAEKALAESLDEFGLPWKENPGDGAFYGPKIDITIMDALKRAHQCATIQLDFQLPQRFNLNYIADDGEKKRPVIIHRAILGSVERMIAILTENYAGKWPFWLSPRQVMVVPVGPQYDEYAQSVRDQLHSAGFMAEADTDAGDTLNKKIRNAQLAQFNFILVVGEKERSSDTVNVRTRDNKVHGEVSITDLITKLTKIRDEFITNEDSF from the exons atgtataatattgtacaagtgGCAGGTGCGCCAAGATCTTACCTTATAACACCCGGTATCAAACACCTATTCGCTCAATGCCACATTGCCGTAGTTACCAAATCGCAATCAtattttgttggtgttaatggtAAAATAGAACATGAACAGACAAATTCCACAGAACTGCTACGAAAGCGACTAGGTCATATATTTGATGCAAAAAGCAACAAGACTAATATCCTTCAAAGAAGCGGACCACCACAAGAGACTTTCTGTCGGCGCTATGCAACATTG GtttcaaaaatgaagaaagaGAAGCAAAAGAACGCACCTGCTGCAACCGGCAAAAAAG aattgaATCCTTGGCCAAGTTATATTGAAGAGCGTAATGCCCTCTGGGAAAAATTGAAGGTCGAACGAGAGGCTGAGTTGGCTGCCAAAACCCGTACACCTATTAAGGTAACATTGCCGGATGGAAAGCAAGTTCATGCTACTTCATGGGAGACCACACCTTACGATGTTGCGAAGGGTATTAGCCAAGGTCTGGCTGATAATACCGTTGTGGCGAAAGTGAATGGCGCAGTTTGGGATTTGGATCGTGTACTTGAGCAGGATTGCAATTTGCAACTGCTTAAATTTGATGATCCTGAGGCACAAGCTGTTTTTTGGCATAGTTCAGCACACATCATGGGCGAAGCTATGGAACGCATGTACGGTGGGCATTTATGCTATGGACCACCAATTGATAATGGTTTTTATTATGATATGCATTTGGATGGAGACGGT ATTTCTACCAATGATTATGCAAGTATGGAAAGTCTTGTAAAGCAGATTGTTAAGGAAAAACAACCATTCGAACGTTTGGAATTGAAAAAGGCCGATTTATTGGAAATGTTTAAGTACAATGAATTCAAACTGCGTATTTTAAACGAGAAAGTCAATACGGAGACAACCACTGTGTACAAGTGTGGTTCTCTTATTGATCTTTGCCGAGGTCCTCATGTCCGTCATACTGGCAAAGTAAAAGCTCtgaaaattacgaaaaattcCTCAACCTATTGGGAAGGCAAAGCTGACGCTGAAACATTGCAAAGAGTTTATGGCATTTCATTCCCTGATCCAAAACAATTGAAGGAATGGGAAAAGATACAAGAAGAAGCAGCTAAACGTGATCATCGTAAAATTGGTCGAGAACAGGAGTTGTTTTTCTTCCACGAATTATCACCAGGCTCGTGTTTCTTCCAACCGCGTGGTGCTCACATTTATAACACTTTGATGAACTTCATAAAATCGGAATATAGAAAACGAGGTTTCCAAGAAGTCATTACGCCAAATGTATATAACTCAAAACTGTGGATGACTTCGGGTCATTGGCAACACTATGCTGAAAATATGTTCTCTTTCGAAGTGGAGAAAGAGAAGTTTGCACTTAAACCTATGAACTGTCCAGGACATTG CCTAGTGTTCGACACCCGCAATCGTTCGTGGCGAGAACTCCCTCTACGTATGGCTGATTTCGGTGTATTGCATCGCAATGAACTATCTGGTGCACTTACTGGACTTACACGTGTACGGCGTTTCCAACAAGATGATGCGCATATTTTTTGCGCACCTGAACAGATAAAGAACGAAATGAAGGGATGTTTGGATTTCTTACGACACGTATACACTATATTTGGATTCTCATTCAATCTCGTTTTATCGACACGTCCTGAAAAGTATCTTGGCGAGTTGGAGCAATGGAATACTGCTGAAAAGGCACTGGCCGAGTCTTTGGATGAATTCGGACTACCATGGAAAGAGAATCCCGGTGATGGCGCTTTCTATGGACCAAAAATTGATATTACCATTATGGATGCACTGAAGCGGGCTCATCAATGTGCTACAATACAATTGGATTTCCAGTTGCCACagcgttttaatttaaattacatcGCCGATGATGGCGAAAAGAAACGTCCGGTCATAATTCACCGTGCTATTCTCGGTTCAGTAGAGCGTATGATTGCCATTCTTACAGAAAATTATGCCGGCAAATGGCCGTTCTGGTTGTCGCCTCGCCAAGTGATGGTTGTGCCCGTCGGTCCGCAATACGATGAGTACGCGCAGTCTGTACGTGATCAATTGCATTCAGCAGGATTTATGGCAGAAGCTGATACGGACGCTGGTGATACCTTGAATAAGAAGATACGTAATGCTCAGTTGGCGCAATTCAATTTCATACTGGTGGTGGGTGAGAAGGAACGTTCCTCTGACACGGTGAATGTGCGCACACGCGACAACAAGGTGCATGGAGAAGTCTCAATCACCGATCTGATAACCAAGCTGACCAAGATACGTGACGAATTCATTACAAATGAAGATAGCTTCTAA
- the LOC105232434 gene encoding threonine--tRNA ligase 1, cytoplasmic isoform X2 encodes MKKEKQKNAPAATGKKELNPWPSYIEERNALWEKLKVEREAELAAKTRTPIKVTLPDGKQVHATSWETTPYDVAKGISQGLADNTVVAKVNGAVWDLDRVLEQDCNLQLLKFDDPEAQAVFWHSSAHIMGEAMERMYGGHLCYGPPIDNGFYYDMHLDGDGISTNDYASMESLVKQIVKEKQPFERLELKKADLLEMFKYNEFKLRILNEKVNTETTTVYKCGSLIDLCRGPHVRHTGKVKALKITKNSSTYWEGKADAETLQRVYGISFPDPKQLKEWEKIQEEAAKRDHRKIGREQELFFFHELSPGSCFFQPRGAHIYNTLMNFIKSEYRKRGFQEVITPNVYNSKLWMTSGHWQHYAENMFSFEVEKEKFALKPMNCPGHCLVFDTRNRSWRELPLRMADFGVLHRNELSGALTGLTRVRRFQQDDAHIFCAPEQIKNEMKGCLDFLRHVYTIFGFSFNLVLSTRPEKYLGELEQWNTAEKALAESLDEFGLPWKENPGDGAFYGPKIDITIMDALKRAHQCATIQLDFQLPQRFNLNYIADDGEKKRPVIIHRAILGSVERMIAILTENYAGKWPFWLSPRQVMVVPVGPQYDEYAQSVRDQLHSAGFMAEADTDAGDTLNKKIRNAQLAQFNFILVVGEKERSSDTVNVRTRDNKVHGEVSITDLITKLTKIRDEFITNEDSF; translated from the exons atgaagaaagaGAAGCAAAAGAACGCACCTGCTGCAACCGGCAAAAAAG aattgaATCCTTGGCCAAGTTATATTGAAGAGCGTAATGCCCTCTGGGAAAAATTGAAGGTCGAACGAGAGGCTGAGTTGGCTGCCAAAACCCGTACACCTATTAAGGTAACATTGCCGGATGGAAAGCAAGTTCATGCTACTTCATGGGAGACCACACCTTACGATGTTGCGAAGGGTATTAGCCAAGGTCTGGCTGATAATACCGTTGTGGCGAAAGTGAATGGCGCAGTTTGGGATTTGGATCGTGTACTTGAGCAGGATTGCAATTTGCAACTGCTTAAATTTGATGATCCTGAGGCACAAGCTGTTTTTTGGCATAGTTCAGCACACATCATGGGCGAAGCTATGGAACGCATGTACGGTGGGCATTTATGCTATGGACCACCAATTGATAATGGTTTTTATTATGATATGCATTTGGATGGAGACGGT ATTTCTACCAATGATTATGCAAGTATGGAAAGTCTTGTAAAGCAGATTGTTAAGGAAAAACAACCATTCGAACGTTTGGAATTGAAAAAGGCCGATTTATTGGAAATGTTTAAGTACAATGAATTCAAACTGCGTATTTTAAACGAGAAAGTCAATACGGAGACAACCACTGTGTACAAGTGTGGTTCTCTTATTGATCTTTGCCGAGGTCCTCATGTCCGTCATACTGGCAAAGTAAAAGCTCtgaaaattacgaaaaattcCTCAACCTATTGGGAAGGCAAAGCTGACGCTGAAACATTGCAAAGAGTTTATGGCATTTCATTCCCTGATCCAAAACAATTGAAGGAATGGGAAAAGATACAAGAAGAAGCAGCTAAACGTGATCATCGTAAAATTGGTCGAGAACAGGAGTTGTTTTTCTTCCACGAATTATCACCAGGCTCGTGTTTCTTCCAACCGCGTGGTGCTCACATTTATAACACTTTGATGAACTTCATAAAATCGGAATATAGAAAACGAGGTTTCCAAGAAGTCATTACGCCAAATGTATATAACTCAAAACTGTGGATGACTTCGGGTCATTGGCAACACTATGCTGAAAATATGTTCTCTTTCGAAGTGGAGAAAGAGAAGTTTGCACTTAAACCTATGAACTGTCCAGGACATTG CCTAGTGTTCGACACCCGCAATCGTTCGTGGCGAGAACTCCCTCTACGTATGGCTGATTTCGGTGTATTGCATCGCAATGAACTATCTGGTGCACTTACTGGACTTACACGTGTACGGCGTTTCCAACAAGATGATGCGCATATTTTTTGCGCACCTGAACAGATAAAGAACGAAATGAAGGGATGTTTGGATTTCTTACGACACGTATACACTATATTTGGATTCTCATTCAATCTCGTTTTATCGACACGTCCTGAAAAGTATCTTGGCGAGTTGGAGCAATGGAATACTGCTGAAAAGGCACTGGCCGAGTCTTTGGATGAATTCGGACTACCATGGAAAGAGAATCCCGGTGATGGCGCTTTCTATGGACCAAAAATTGATATTACCATTATGGATGCACTGAAGCGGGCTCATCAATGTGCTACAATACAATTGGATTTCCAGTTGCCACagcgttttaatttaaattacatcGCCGATGATGGCGAAAAGAAACGTCCGGTCATAATTCACCGTGCTATTCTCGGTTCAGTAGAGCGTATGATTGCCATTCTTACAGAAAATTATGCCGGCAAATGGCCGTTCTGGTTGTCGCCTCGCCAAGTGATGGTTGTGCCCGTCGGTCCGCAATACGATGAGTACGCGCAGTCTGTACGTGATCAATTGCATTCAGCAGGATTTATGGCAGAAGCTGATACGGACGCTGGTGATACCTTGAATAAGAAGATACGTAATGCTCAGTTGGCGCAATTCAATTTCATACTGGTGGTGGGTGAGAAGGAACGTTCCTCTGACACGGTGAATGTGCGCACACGCGACAACAAGGTGCATGGAGAAGTCTCAATCACCGATCTGATAACCAAGCTGACCAAGATACGTGACGAATTCATTACAAATGAAGATAGCTTCTAA
- the LOC105232407 gene encoding trypsin delta, protein MALRCSVFLAILLCCQHALGFTSTENLVCGRVVGGTAAAAESAPYIVSFQQSDVHYCAGSILNANWVLTAAHCLTSKSQVLSSQLIAGTNNVNGAASTTQKRAISSYVIHDLYTGGIAPYDIGLVYTATAFQWTTAVKAINLPSANVVPTGNADLYGWGSTSTTSVPSYPSELQVAKNIPIISESACVEALGSKGIDVHSTNICTGPLTGGIGICTSDSGGPLVQTQNGVTTLIGIVSWGKVPCGQPNSPSVYVQVSDFISWISANQK, encoded by the coding sequence ATGGCACTACGCTGTTCGGTGTTTTTGGCAATTCTACTTTGCTGTCAACACGCTCTCGGTTTTACCTCAACGGAAAATCTAGTATGCGGACGCGTTGTGGGGGGCACTGCAGCTGCGGCAGAGTCCGCGCCTTACATTGTCTCGTTTCAACAGAGTGATGTACATTATTGCGCAGGCAGCATTTTAAATGCGAACTGGGTACTGACGGCAGCCCACTGCTTGACCTCGAAATCCCAAGTGTTAAGCAGTCAACTCATCGCTGGTACCAACAATGTAAATGGCGCAGCAAGTACCACACAAAAGCGTGCAATTAGTTCTTATGTGATACATGACCTTTATACCGGGGGTATAGCGCCTTATGACATTGGTCTTGTTTATACAGCAACCGCTTTTCAATGGACGACTGCAGTTAAAGCCATAAATTTACCATCAGCTAATGTTGTGCCAACTGGAAATGCGGATTTATATGGTTGGGGCTCGACTTCGACCACATCTGTACCATCTTATCCCAGTGAGTTGCAAGTGGCTAAAAATATACCAATCATCAGCGAATCCGCTTGCGTTGAAGCACTAGGATCAAAGGGTATTGATGTACAttctacaaatatatgtacaggaCCTCTAACTGGAGGTATTGGAATTTGTACATCTGACTCTGGAGGTCCTTTGGTGCAAACTCAAAATGGTGTAACTACTCTAATTGGTATTGTTTCATGGGGAAAGGTGCCATGTGGTCAACCCAATTCGCCATCTGTTTATGTTCAGGTGTCAGATTTCATTTCATGGATTTCGgccaatcaaaaataa
- the LOC105232457 gene encoding uncharacterized protein LOC105232457 — MVAEEDSAANTEERPHSPPSLRRGVRSGVGVNNVGGRVGHTAGGDGAIDDHDDSNILLFEGLDGAMAHLDDIFDVIKNGEVCDVENLVEKFGIECLSARDRHGYTPGHWVALNGNVEMMRYLIERNAPVDLPCLGTQGPRPIHWACRKGHAAVVQVLLQAGVAVNAADFKGLTPLMSACMYGKTATAAYLLGMGALNHLTDINGDTALHWAAYKGHADLMRLLMYSGVELQKTDNFGSTPLHLACLSGNMTCVRLLCEKSNMDLEPRDKNGKTPIMLAQAHQHQDIVRLLYNEVKKKSRWIPSISEIWGWLFGGAGDSKGPLLLFLFSVLLWGYPMYMIRAIPITWNILRRSHYCFIYWNAVMWISWVIANRRDPGYIPLSSDAYYRAIKQIPYFDKLKKRNVILTRLCHSCRCLRPLRAKHCRVCNRCVSYFDHHCPFIYNCVGLRNRMWFFLFVLSVAVNCSFTIYFACYCVMIEGFTLLYVLGLLEAVVFCGLGWILTCTSILHACMNLTTNEMFNYKRYPYLRDKRGRYQNPFSRGPILNLLEFFVCLPDRIDENDLLMEDNI, encoded by the exons ATGGTCGCTGAAGAAGATAGCGCCGCCAACACGGAAGAACGTCCGCACTCACCACCGTCGTTACGTCGTGGCGTACGTAGCGGCGTAGGTGTGAACAATGTTGGCGGCCGAGTTGGACACACGGCTGGAGGAGATGGCGCTATCGACGATCACGATGATAGCAACATACTGTTATTCGAGGGTCTTGACGGTGCTATGGCACATTTAGATGATATATTTGATGTGATAAAAAATGGCGAAGTATGTGATGTGGAAAATTTGGTGGAGAAATTCGGAATAGAATGTTTGTCGGCACGCGATCGACATGGTTATACGCCAGGCCATTGGGTTGCGCTGAATGGCAATGTGGAAATGATGCGTTATTTAATCGAACGAAATGCACCAGTTGATTTACCCTGTCTGGGTACACAGGGCCCGCGACCTATACACTGGGCATGTCGCAAAGGTCATGCGGCTGTGGTTCAAGTATTGTTGCAGGCAGGTGTTGCTGTAAATGCAGCTGATTTTAAGGGTCTTACACCGCTCATGAGCGCCTGTATGTATGGCAAGACAGCCACTGCTGCTTACTTACTCGGCATGGGTGCGTTAAATCACTTAACGGATATAAATGGTGACACCGCTTTACATTGGGCAGCCTATAAAGGTCATGCCGATCTAATGCGTTTGCTAATGTACTCTGGTGTTGAACTGCAGAAAACGGATAATTTCGGGTCGACACCATTACATTTGGCTTGTCTTTCGGGCAATATGACCTGTGTACGCTTATTGTGTGAAAAATCCAATATGGATTTAGAGCCGCGTGACAAAAATGGTAAAACACCGATAATGTTGGCGCAGGCACATCAACATCAGGACATTGTGCGTTTGCTGTACAATgaagttaagaaaaaatcacGTTGGATTCCGTCGATTTCAGAAATTTGGGGTTGGTTATTTGGTGGCGCTGGCGATTCAAAGGGACCATTGCTACTTTTTTTATTCTCAGTACTATTATGGGGATATCCTATGTATATGATAAGG GCTATACCAATTACCTGGAACATACTTCGCCGCTCCCATTATTGTTTCATCTATTGGAATGCTGTCATGTGGATCAGTTGGGTCATTGCAAATCGCCGAGACCCTGGCTACATACCACTCAGCTCGGACGCTTACTATCGCGCCATCAAACAAATACCGTATTTTGATAAGTTGAAAAAACGTAATGTGATATTGACGCGTTTGTGCCATAGCTGTCGTTGTTTACGACCGTTGCGTGCTAAACATTGTCGCGTCTGCAACCGTTGTGTTTCGTATTTTGATCATCACTGTCCGTTCATCTATAATTGTGTGGGCTTGCGAAATCGTATGTGGTTCTTCTTGTTCGTACTGTCAGTGGCGGTGAATTGCTCGTTTACCATTTACTTTGCTTGCTACTGTGTAATGATTGAGGGCTTTACATTGCTCTATGTCTTGGGTTTGCTGGAGGCGGTGGTCTTTTGCGGACTCGGTTGGATATTGACTTGCACTTCG ATATTACATGCCTGCATGAATCTCACCACGAATGAGATGTTCAATTATAAACGTTATCCATATTTACGTGACAAACGTGGCCGTTATCAGAATCCATTTTCACGTGGTCCTATACTGAATTTATTGGAATTCTTTGTTTGTCTACCTGATCGGATTGATGAAAATGATCTACTCATGGAGGATAATATTTGA
- the LOC105232469 gene encoding engulfment and cell motility protein 1 — translation MNIPKKTLVKDAHIVKIAVELENYVPQLICLDQRQPLTGKIQEICSYWDIADPQNYALEFCDANNQKYVTEKNRNEIKNGSVLHLSYSPSKTANDTLESLRSGSLVEKTKCLKHLATLSKDHTFAMEFIKEQGLTIIINMIEDPTQKDDDILKYSLQSFVELMEHDTISWEILQSTFVQRNIYIVCNFQHFPKECTQSALSNLENIVQNSSKYVLVEKDVTLQDLLRLLQDANSATTQQNAIALINALFVKADEARKRQIAHTISAKPYRLALLGNPSGRQIEMTHQLYVLQTLTLGLLEQRMRMKMNAQDQDAHDKIKELRRIAFDDYSGQMGMGEEHLRRGGGGSGGGNVNFSQFYKKLGFKCDINPAQDFIETPPGILALDCMVYFARTYTQQYTKIVHENSCRADEHECPFGRTSIELVKVLCDILRIGEPPAEQSADFQPMFFTHDHPFEEFFCICIITLNRTWKDMRATAEDFQKVFSVVREQIIRTLKERPENLEEFRAKIALLTYQTITNLRQQERISKEECDSTASAIVKLKEKISPHILDLIKQQRLSYLVEGTRFSKYSRGTRSKDKFWYARLSPNHKVIHYGDCDEKTVPTLEELTNKVTVNDIKQLLEGKECPHMKEMRTRKNAGNLAFSITLDCMENTTLDFVAPDETTFHYWTDGINALLGQEMTSKQKKEDFDTLLSMEIKLRLLDTEGVDISKDPPPIPEDPENYDFCFES, via the exons gtaaaattcAAGAGATCTGCAGTTATTGGGATATAGCTGATCCACAAAATTATGCACTGGAATTCTGTGATGCgaataatcaaaaatatgtcACAGAGAAAAATCGTAATGAAATCAAAAACGGTTCAGTATTACATTTGTCATATTCTCCATCGAAAACCGCGAATGATACACTCGAGTCATTACGTTCAGGTTCCCTTGTGGAGAAGACGAAATGTTTAAAGCACCTTGCTACACTTAGCAAGGATCATACTTTCGCAATGGAGTTCATCAAAGAACAAGGTCTGACTATTATCATCAATATGATAGAGGATCCTACACAAAAAGATGACGACATACTAAAATACAGTTTACAAAGCTTCGTCGAGCTAATGGAGCATGATACAATATCTTGGGAAATATTACAAAGCACATTCGTACaacgaaacatttatattgtttgtaattttcaacattttcccAAAGAATGTACCCAAAGTGCACTCTCCAACTTGGAGAATATTGTGCAAAATAGCAGCAAATATGTGCTAGTCGAAAAAGATGTCACTCTACAAGATTTACTGCGTCTACTCCAAGATGCCAATTCGGCAACAACACAACAGAATGCTATTGCGTTAATCAATGCCCTATTCGTGAAGGCGGACGAAGCACGCAAACGGCAAATTGCTCATACCATTAGTGCAAAGCCTTATCGTTTGGCATTGTTAGGCAATCCTTCGGGACGGCAAATAGAGATGACTCATCAATTGTATGTTTTGCAAACACTCACTTTGGGCTTGTTAGAGCAACGAATGCGCATGAAAATGAACGCACAGGATCAAGATGCGCACGATAAGATCAAAGAACTACGACGCATTGCATTCGATGATTATTCTGGTCAAATGGGTATGGGTGAAGAGCATTTGCGACGGGGTGGTGGCGGATCAGGTGGTGGTAATGTAAATTTTTCGCAGTTTTATAAGAAATTGGGCTTTAAATGTGACATCAATCCGGCACAGGATTTTATTGAAACACCTCCAG GTATTCTGGCATTAGATTGCATGGTATACTTTGCACGTACATATACACAACAGTACACCAAAATTGTACACGAAAACTCATGTCGTGCTGACGAGCATGAATGTCCCTTCGGTCGCACCTCCATTGAATTGGTAAAGGTGCTTTGCGATATACTACGTATAGGTGAACCGCCAGCAGAGCAATCGGCAGATTTTCAACCAATGTTCTTTACGCATGATCATCCATTCGAAGAATTTTTCTGTATTTGTATTATAACGTTAAATCGTACGTGGAAGGATATGCGTGCCACAGCGGAAGATTTTCAAAAGGTATTCAGTGTGGTGCGTGAACAAATCATACGCACACTCAAGGAACGCCCGGAAAATCTAGAAGAGTTTCGTGCGAAAATTGCTCTACTAACTTATCAAACGATTACTAATTTACGTCAACAAGAACGCATCTCAAAAGAAGAATGCGATTCCACAGCATCAGCTATAGTCAAGTTGAAAGAAAAGATCTCACCACACATACTCGATTTAATTAAACAGCAGCGTCTATCTTATTTGGTAGAAG gcacCCGTTTTTCCAAATACTCTCGTGGCACACGTTCCAAAGATAAATTTTGGTATGCCCGCCTCTCGCCCAATCATAAGGTTATACATTATGGTGATTGTGATGAGAAAACCGTGCCAACTCTCGAAGAACTTACTAACAAAGTGACCGTTAACGATATAAAACAGTTGCTCGAGGGCAAAGAATGTCCACATATGAAAGAAATGCGTACACGTAAAAATGCTGGTAATCTGGCTTTCTCGATTACGCTCGATTGTATGGAGAATACCACATTGGATTTTGTAGCACCAGATGAGACTACATTTCATTATTGGACAGATGGTATAAATGCTTTGCTGGGTCAGGAAATGACAAGTAAACAAAAGAAGGAAGATTTCGACACGTTATTGTCAATGGAAATCAAATTACGTTTACTGGATACCGAAGGTGTGGACATTAGCAAAGATCCACCACCAATACCTGAAGATCCAGAAAACTATGATTTTTGTTTCGAGAGTTAG
- the LOC105232418 gene encoding ras-related protein Rab6: protein MSSGEFGNPLRKFKLVFLGEQSVGKTSLITRFMYDSFDNTYQATIGIDFLSKTMYLEDRTVRLQLWDTAGQERFRSLIPSYIRDSTVAVVVYDITNTNSFHQTSKWIDDVRTERGSDVIIMLVGNKTDLSDKRQVSTEEGERKAKELNVMFIETSAKAGYNVKQLFRRVAAALPGMDSTENKPSEDMQEVVLKDSPNESKDPEGGCAC, encoded by the coding sequence atgtcatCCGGCGAGTTTGGTAATCCCCTGCGCAAATTTAAGCTTGTGTTCCTTGGCGAGCAGAGTGTCGGTAAGACTTCGCTGATCACACGCTTCATGTACGATAGCTTCGACAATACTTATCAGGCGACAATTGGTATtgattttctttcgaaaactatGTACCTTGAAGATCGAACCGTGCGACTACAATTATGGGATACTGCCGGCCAAGAACGCTTTCGTTCACTTATCCCCTCATATATTCGCGACTCTACTGTAGCCGTTGTTGTCTACGatataacaaatacaaattCTTTCCACCAAACCTCCAAATGGATTGATGACGTTCGCACGGAACGAGGTAGTGACGTCATTATCATGTTAGTAGGCAACAAGACAGACTTATCGGACAAACGACAGGTGTCCACCGAAGAGGGTGAACGCAAAGCTAAAGAGCTGAATGTGATGTTTATCGAAACGAGTGCGAAGGCCGGTTATAATGTGAAGCAGCTGTTTAGACGTGTAGCGGCTGCGTTGCCTGGAATGGATTCGACAGAAAATAAACCCTCGGAAGATATGCAAGAGGTTGTACTGAAAGATTCACCAAATGAATCAAAGGATCCCGAGGGTGGTTGTGCCTGCTGA